The sequence AGGACCACGctggtgattttgcatgttcagtATAATATCTACAAACTTTTATGCTGATCATTTCTCAAAggaagcagtcgtattttagaattCCCAAAtgatttttcctcccttttagtCAGCCGATGGTTTCTTCgcaccagttttccatcaccgtaataaagttgtccacattagttttccctaaaagcagcaggacTGTTTTTTGATGACTTGACACTGGGTGGAGTGGGTGAGGCGGTCtctctgccagggaaaatagtccccagggaaacatttgctttccacagccaattatcaggtCTATGTTTTATGAATGgagacgactttgttagccacagaagcagaacatcataaggtggctttttcaaccaaaaattccagtttgaaaatggaaggattttaattatatgttgtgaaatattaTATGTCGGTAGTACGCTCGCATGATTTGTATAgtggtttgctgcaatgtaaaatgtggggaaattgtagtaaatggaccaaacattcaaaatcactgatatggtcctttaagtaaAGCATTGTGGCTGATCACACCTTCTCACAGAAGATTATTGAGGAAAGATGGAGCGAATCAACAAACACCAatttgggaaaaacaaaaaacaaaaacgcatAACCTTAATGGTTTCTGCAGAACTGAGGCACGCTGACAACTGCAAGTTCACAGTTTACAGTGACAGAACTCAGCACATTGAAGCACAGAGAGGCAAATACGAACATTGTTACATccttcagattttttaagagATCTCTTTGAGCTTCCTCACTGAAtttcacagcacacaaaattTGCATGACAACATATTTTATGCTGAAGTACGCTGATGAACACTGTTGCTATCCTTTCTCTCAGGCTTCCTCCGGTTGTATTTGTTTCTATTGACGTATATCCCATTaagcttttgttttgaactgCTCTGTCTGCATGGAGTGTCTCCTCAGCAGCATCGCCCGGGTTGGCTCTCTGGGAGGCCCAGGGGGAGCAGAAGGAATCAATGTTTTTAGGCCAGCCTCTGTCCCACAGAAACCCCTACCACTGGAGCTGGGATCATACATGTTCGGGATGTGTGCGTTGGGGGAGTTGATGTTCAGAGGTGGCAGAGACCTGGGCCGGGACTGGGAGTTGTAATCTAAGAAGAAGGCTGCGGACCCCCTGCGCTCAAACCCAGAACGGACACTTCTGGTCGGACCTGAGGCCAGCAGCGACTCCCTGGAGCCCAGCGTGGTGGAGGAGCGCAATTTGACCAGCCTCTTACCCTCCGCCaggtctttttctctctgctggggCTCCTCAGGAAGATTCTGTGTCTGTACGGCTAGCTGTGGATCAGAGCTGTAGAGGTCAGCCCCCAGCTTGCGCCTCTGAATGATGTTATGCAAGCTGGAAGATGCCATGTTGTGGAGTGGACTGCTGACATTTTTGCCAActggaaaggaggaggaagaggtgagcGAACTGAGGTTTTGAGAGTGGAGGTCAGGATGGGAGGCAGAGTGGGATGAGGAAAGACCTGGTAAAGATGCTTTATGTCCTAGTAGATCACTACATCCtgattttcccttttcctctccctctacCTGGATCTCATTTCCTTCCTCCTTTGCCAAACTTCCTTCAGACTTGTTTATGCCATCGGTGGTTGAATTCATGCTTCTTATCTGTTCGGTGGAGCAGTTACACGTCTGAGAGGTGCTGCAGTAGTTTTCACCAGCAGCACCTCTCAGAGTGGGATATCCAAGAGAGAGATCCTCCTTCAGGTTGAGTTCTGGAAGGTTTTCTGTGGATGAGGGGCCTGAATGAGGCTTCTGGGCCAGCAGAGAAGCTGGGATTTTTAGCCAGGGCTCAGAGTTCAACCTCAGGAGGGGCTGCTGCAGTCTACTTGCCTCCCCTTCGCCTAGCGCTCGAAATCGTGATGGGGAACATGGATGAGAGCAGACACCGCTACTGCCAGAACACTGGCTCTCCTTAAAGGAGAAGGCCTGCTTTGCAGAACTTGAGAAAGAAGAGACGCACTGGGGGGAGGCAATGAGCTGGATTTCAGAGGGGGATGTAGGCGCTGCTAACGGCATTTTACCT comes from Myripristis murdjan chromosome 12, fMyrMur1.1, whole genome shotgun sequence and encodes:
- the ankrd34ba gene encoding ankyrin repeat domain-containing protein 34B, which translates into the protein MEGEGCISGAAVDSGNPLLRAVFLRRLRLARLLLEGGAYINESDGQGQTPLMVACRTQHTDAQSASRVKLVQYLLERGADPNIQDKAGRSALMHACREQAGSEVVSLLLASGADVGLEDRSGMSALVYAVTAGDRTVLKLLLDTCKAKGKEVIIITIDKFPCGKLQAKQYLSMLPLGQLDQTGKMPLAAPTSPSEIQLIASPQCVSSFSSSAKQAFSFKESQCSGSSGVCSHPCSPSRFRALGEGEASRLQQPLLRLNSEPWLKIPASLLAQKPHSGPSSTENLPELNLKEDLSLGYPTLRGAAGENYCSTSQTCNCSTEQIRSMNSTTDGINKSEGSLAKEEGNEIQVEGEEKGKSGCSDLLGHKASLPGLSSSHSASHPDLHSQNLSSLTSSSSFPVGKNVSSPLHNMASSSLHNIIQRRKLGADLYSSDPQLAVQTQNLPEEPQQREKDLAEGKRLVKLRSSTTLGSRESLLASGPTRSVRSGFERRGSAAFFLDYNSQSRPRSLPPLNINSPNAHIPNMYDPSSSGRGFCGTEAGLKTLIPSAPPGPPREPTRAMLLRRHSMQTEQFKTKA